In the Podospora pseudocomata strain CBS 415.72m chromosome 5, whole genome shotgun sequence genome, one interval contains:
- a CDS encoding hypothetical protein (EggNog:ENOG503NX27; antiSMASH:Cluster_8; COG:C) codes for MSNNRNWFIIIDLYGGANSAITKVPSNETAYAFRDPNNHLFLYEFYDRVNFGSYPSNGFEILDGWVKSFTDGLTRDQWGMYINYADPTMNRTTAQDVYYRKNLPKLRGLKTELDPTELFYYPQAIQPI; via the coding sequence ATGTCCAACAACCGCAACtggttcatcatcatcgatcTATATGGGGGTGCCAACTCGGCCATCACAAAGGTGCCCAGCAACGAAACGGCCTATGCGTTTCGCGATCCCAACAATCACCTCTTTCTTTACGAGTTTTACGACCGTGTAAACTTTGGCTCCTACCCATCAAATGGGTTTGAAATTTTGGACGGCTGGGTCAAGAGTTTCACCGATGGGCTCACCAGAGACCAATGGGGAATGTACATCAACTACGCCGATCCGACTATGAATCGAACCACGGCGCAGGATGTCTACTACAGAAAGAACCTGCCGAAGCTGAGAGGGCTAAAGACCGAGCTTGATCCCACCGAGCTCTTTTACTACCCGCAGGCTATTCAGCCCATTTGA
- a CDS encoding hypothetical protein (EggNog:ENOG503NVV7; antiSMASH:Cluster_8; COG:G), whose amino-acid sequence MGGEYPSGYEYNFWGGNPSITAHVVNTWKGSPITFSGFEMGQNVTSGLRLINQGPRDDPVKAAYVYYGYATPRPSFDPLTVLYAMEGLGDLFEFGVEYGYNHVEQDGSNKWVYDKGVSGQQRFFETQGV is encoded by the exons ATGGGTGGTGAATATCCCTCCGGCTACGAATACAACTTTTGGGGT GGCAACCCATCTATTACCGCCCATGTTGTCAACACCTGGAAGGGCAGCCCAATCACCTTTTCCGGGTTCGAGATGGGGCAAAACGTGACGTCTGGCCTTCGTCTGATCAACCAAGGCCCGCGGGATGACCCGGTCAAGGCCGCGTATGTCTACTACGGCTACGCAACACCTCGTCCGTCATTCGACCCCCTGACGGTGCTGTACGcaatggaggggttgggtgaTCTCTTTGAATTCGGAGTAGAGTACGGATACAACCACGTTGAACAAGACGGATCAAACAAGTGGGTTTATGACAAGGGAGTCTCTGGCCAGCAGCGCTTTTTTGAGACTCAAGGTGTCTGA